Proteins encoded together in one Hymenobacter monticola window:
- a CDS encoding geranylgeranylglyceryl/heptaprenylglyceryl phosphate synthase, which yields MRPPTPSLYDALRLRRQHGHKALAVLLDPDNLDENSLLQLLRLSAAHPVDYFFVGGSLVLSSHQAALIALIKEHSSVPVLLFPSHSLHLDGPADGVLLLSLISGRNPDFLIGQHVVAAPRLRASGLQLLPTGYMLVDSGRQTTASYMSGTTPLPADKPGIAACTALAGEQLGLKLMYLDGGSGAQNPVSAAIIRAVRDTVETPIIVGGGLNTGKKVYAALAAGADVVVVGNHIEAHPEFLGEVAGVVASFNQVVQER from the coding sequence ATGCGTCCACCCACTCCCAGTCTTTATGATGCGTTGCGGCTGCGTCGGCAGCACGGCCACAAAGCGTTGGCGGTGCTGCTCGACCCCGATAACTTAGATGAAAACAGCCTGTTGCAACTGCTGCGGTTGAGCGCAGCCCATCCGGTCGATTACTTTTTCGTGGGGGGCAGCCTGGTGCTAAGTTCGCACCAGGCTGCCCTCATTGCGTTGATTAAGGAGCACTCCAGCGTACCGGTGCTGCTCTTCCCCAGCCACAGCCTGCACCTCGACGGCCCCGCCGACGGCGTCCTACTGCTTTCGCTGATTTCGGGCCGCAACCCCGATTTTCTGATTGGCCAGCACGTGGTGGCCGCCCCGCGCCTACGCGCCAGCGGCCTGCAGCTGCTGCCCACGGGCTACATGCTGGTCGACTCGGGCCGCCAAACCACGGCCTCCTACATGAGCGGTACCACGCCGCTGCCCGCCGATAAGCCCGGCATTGCTGCCTGCACTGCCCTGGCCGGCGAACAGCTGGGCCTGAAACTGATGTACCTGGACGGCGGCAGCGGCGCCCAGAACCCAGTGTCGGCCGCCATCATTCGGGCTGTGCGCGACACGGTGGAAACCCCCATCATCGTGGGCGGCGGCCTCAACACCGGCAAGAAAGTGTACGCCGCGCTGGCCGCCGGGGCCGACGTGGTGGTGGTGGGCAACCACATCGAGGCCCATCCCGAGTTTTTGGGCGAAGTGGCCGGCGTGGTGGCCTCGTTCAACCAGGTGGTGCAGGAGCGGTAA